A stretch of Fusarium poae strain DAOMC 252244 chromosome 2, whole genome shotgun sequence DNA encodes these proteins:
- a CDS encoding hypothetical protein (TransMembrane:4 (i130-150o187-210i352-371o377-399i)), whose product MKDQLPSYQDALNVSPSNPNELLLIRLQVWHFFDVGRSPILNRQFARSFRQSNLAHWTVREVHVTEPNDMASRDTFVPVQVIAVLLVPVHARQEKSGLVDFQHKRFTDGDPRGRAQYHVRGLFRRIAPALVFRFFLGTGSKPLFMSLVPLNVPQDRRSKYEQLFAISQLKINVQQFLRPAQLDEIDAIAALLSTATDALSALSFIVDFFIMMHAEQTNQSQFTSIPTSAASLVFGLAELFNSIQRIAPMVNELQQSYERSMILAAVDEPERLNAWQQAADPFLQHQTKFSRIATTLQRIKRGEAVTPQVLYTTALDLHASSLEFTRVRSRLNPQLVTELETYKGMEKWPKNFTGAGIVSAGAGAILLGCIASNPLGWAVATAFLGLGTLSTGTGGYQWMKVSNKRKAIRKVQQDLRDLASVFNEVRHDIAAFMCRTVLGIELDHLGDAEKRTFLESFAVDVDALHYQGYRESLVTSGIDKVLKYYDDLTTDFRQMVRHCGLDIDITETDQR is encoded by the exons ATGAAAGATCAACTTCCCAGTTACCAAGACGCCCTGAACGTGTCTCCTTCCAACCCGAATGAATTGCTACTTATTCGACTACAGGTCTGGCACTTCTTTGACGTCGGTAGATCGCCCATCCTCAACCGCCAGTTTGCCAGATCTTTCAGGCAATCTAATCTTGCTCATTGGACCGTACGGGAAGTTCACGTCACTGAGCCTAACGACATGGCCAGTCGTGATACCTTCGTCCCAGTTCAAGTAATAGCTGTCCTCCTAGTCCCTGTCCATGCAAGACAAGAAAAGTCAGGCTTG GTCGACTTTCAACACAAACGCTTCACCGATGGTGATCCCCGCGGGAGGGCTCAGTACCATGTGCGGGGCCTCTTCAGACGCATCGCCCCGGCGCTCGTGTTCCGATTTTTTCTTGGGACCGGAAGCAAGCCACTTTTCATGAGCCTAGTTCCTCTAAATGTACCACAAGATCGGAGGAGTAAATATGAACAACTGTTCGCCATAAGTCAGCTGAAGATCAACGTTCAACAGTTCCTCAGACCTGCGCAACTTGATGAAATCGACGCTATTGCAGCTCT GCTTTCTACTGCTACTGATGCCCTATCGGCATTATCATTTATTGTTGACTTTTTCATAATGATGCATGCCGAACAGACAAATCAATCGCAGTTCACCTCAATACCCACAAGCGCCGCATCTCTTGTCTTCGGTTTAGCTGAATTATTCAATAGTATTCAGAGAATTGCTCCGATGGTCAATGAG TTACAACAATCATACGAACGTAGCATGATACTTGCTGCAGTGGATGAGCCAGAAAGATTAAATGCCTGGCAACAAGCTGCCGACCCATTTTTACAGCACCAAACCAAGTTTTCTCGTATAGCGACAACCCTTCAAAGAATAAAACGTGGTGAAG CCGTCACCCCGCAAGTGTTGTACACAACAGCTCTAGACCTCCATGCTAGTAGCTTGGAATTCACTAGAGTAAGAAGCCGCTTGAATCCACAATTAGTCACTGAGCTGGAAACATACAAGGGCATGGAGAAGTGGCCAAAGAATTTTACCGGTGCTGGTATCGTGAGCGCGGGGGCTGGAGCTATCCTTCTGGGGTGCATTGCATCAAACCCCTTAGGTTGGGCTGTCGCTACTGCATTTTTGGGTTTAGGTACCCTATCAACAGGCACTGGAGGCTACCAATGGATGAAAGTGTCCAATAAGAGGAAAGCAATCCGTAAGG TTCAACAAGACCTTAGAGACCTAGCCAGCGTTTTCAATGAGGTCCGGCATGATATCGCTGCATTCATGTGCAGGACAGTGCTTGGTATTGAGCTAGACCATCTAGGTGATGCAGAGAAGAGAACCTTCCTGGAAAGTTTTGCGGTTGATGTCGATGCACTTCATTACCAAGGTTATCGCGAAAGCCTTGTTACGAGTGGGATTGATAAAGTCCTCAAGTATTACGATGATTTGACCACGGACTTCCGTCAAATGGTAAGGCATTGTGGGCTTGACATTGATATCACAGAGACTGATCAACGATAA
- a CDS encoding hypothetical protein (TransMembrane:8 (i269-289o301-318i330-349o361-379i399-419o457-482i520-536o542-563i)), with protein sequence MSQDLDGLSSNFRNIVERDEPDESTLLNDATASFEIETDTEREGEWPQPSIFVTLHRIRKLVLASIDDPYSLEQLKSPRVNHLIVRPLVDRLYDENNYSIVYCLLANRVQFLREQSSVIGQSTSIARATLCELLAIKILRNFHDDNPCLDGLLLLSKILVQGFDPFHGAPPEVEQYGRYPQWPIQKRGGHERKLTALELAIISESKTFASSSGCRRVIDAVYRGKIVYTPLSFVDILPNHYEYLPVSLYEPRKAPLLDHHRLTVPRTRYIIELVHYIILTFLYVCTMRYRDPENLTGNEVVFILYSAGWVLHELAAIIEHGWMIHSQTLWSFLDLSYTAIFMTYITVRAYELDVSSVQNGLAHNILCLAAPILLARLAFNILPDHIVFISLHAMMKEFLILTFLAIWCFTGFLLALQWLSPGDGSIPNDFTIIKWLLWIWFGLDGTGIKESVQFHVILGPALTITFAFLGNTLFLTILVSLLTNRFSTIVTSEDVEIQFRKTVLTFEGVKSDAIFTYPPPFNLFALLILLPIKQFLSPLEFYSIHVFLVRLVNAPLLFCVGFYERRRLWTFGPDAAKVSRMWKFTGFSPHGDIQAVFEVEAPAEVLREANELDGLSEMGFSDGDAVSRLSREREIRAPVVFNLSNAGT encoded by the exons ATGAGCCAAGATCTGGATGGCCTATCCTCAAATTTCAGGAACATCGTGGAGCGAGATGAGCCAGACGAGAGCACTTTGTTGAATGATGCGACTGCAAGTTTCGAGATAGAAACAGATACTGAGCGCGAGGGAGAATGGCCTCAACCCTCCATCTTTGTCACCCTGCATCG GATAAGGAAATTGGTACTGGCAAGCATAG ACGACCCCTATTCCCTGGAACAGCTGAAGAGTCCGCGAGTCAATCATCTCATTGTCCGTCCATTGGTAGATCGCCTGTACGACGAGAACAACTACTCCATTG TCTATTGTCTCCTCGCAAACCGAGTACAGTTCCTACGCGAACAGTCCAGTGTCATCGGCCAGAGCACCAGCATAGCCCGCGCAACATTATGCGAGCTGTTGGCCATCAAGATCCTGCGCAACTTTCACGACGATAATCCATGTCTAGACGGTCTCCTCTTACTTTCCAAGATCCTGGTTCAAGGGTTTGACCCCTTCCATGGTGCTCCGCCTGAAGTCGAACAGTACGGGCGCTATCCGCAATGGCCGATTCAGAAGCGTGGCGGCCATGAGAGGAAGCTGACTGCTCTCGAACTCGCCATCATATCCGAGAGCAAGACctttgccagttcttcaggGTGTAGACGTGTTATAGATGCAGTGTACCGTGGAAAAATTGTCTACACGCCTCTCTCGTTCGTTGATATTCTCCCCAACCATTATGAGTATCTTCCAGTGTCTCTGTACGAACCGCGCAAGGCGCCGCTGCTTGACCATCATCGTCTCACCGTTCCGCGCACCCGGTACATAATCGAGCTAGTGCACTACATCATACTCACTTTTCTCTATGTTTGCACGATGCGGTATCGAGATCCCGAAAACCTGACTGGCAATGAGGTAGTCTTCATTCTATACTCTGCTGGCTGGGTTCTTCACGAACTCGCTGCCATCATTGAACACGGATGGATGATACATTCGCAGACTTTATGGTCATTCTTAGACCTTTCATACACTGCCATCTTCATGACTTACATCACAGTTCGGGCCTATGAGCTGGATGTAAGCAGCGTGCAGAATGGCTTGGCACATAATATACTGTGTCTCGCAGCCCCAATCCTTCTGGCCAGACTGGCCTTCAACATTCTACCAGACCATATTGTCTTTATTTCGCTCCAcgccatgatgaaggagTTTTTGATCCTCACATTTCTCGCCATATGGTGTTTCACTGGGTTCCTGTTGGCACTGCAGTGGCTTTCTCCAGGAGATGGCTCGATTCCAAACGacttcaccatcatcaaatgGCTGCTGTGGATCTGGTTCGGACTGGATGGAACAGGAATTAAGGAATCTGTTCAGTTTCACGTCATTTTAGGACCGGCACTGACAATTACCTTTGCCTTTCTCGGCAATACTTTATTTCTCACGATTCTTGTCTCGCTCCTCACCAACCGTTTCAGTACCATAGTCACATCTGAGGATGTTGAGATCCAGTTTCGAAAAACCGTCCTCACATTTGAGGGCGTGAAAAGCGACGCTATATTTACGTACCCGCCACCGTTCAATCTCTTTGCTCTTCTGATACTGCTTCCTATCAAACAATTCCTGTCGCCACTCGAGTTCTACTCGATTCACGTCTTTCTCGTACGACTTGTCAATGCGCCTCTATTGTTTTGCGTCGGTTTCTATGAACGCCGACGCCTATGGACCTTTGGACCCGATGCAGCCAAAGTGTCGAGAATGTGGAAGTTCACAGGCTTCTCACCGCACGGCGACATACAGGCTGTATTTGAAGTCGAAGCCCCGGCCGAAGTTCTGCGAGAGGCTAATGAATTGGATGGGCTGAGCGAAATGGGTTTTTCTGATGGTGATGCCGTGTCAAGGCTCTCTCGAGAAAGGGAAATTAGAGCACCGGTTGTATTTAACCTAAGTAATGCAGGGACATAG